Sequence from the Pelorhabdus rhamnosifermentans genome:
ATTATGCAGGGAGGGATGGCTATTCGTCTTTCTACTGCTCGATTAGCCGCAGCTGTCGCTGAAGAAGGCGGTATTGGCTTGATTGCAGCTTCTGGTATGACTTTTGATGAATTGAGACATGAAATACGTCTCGCACGATCATTAACAAAAGGGATTATCGGTATAAATATCATGGTGGCTGCTCGGCAGTTTGCAGGTATTGTACACACAGCAATAGATGAAGGCATTGATCTGGTTGTTGCAGGTGCCGGCTTTTCACGTGATGTTTTTGGTATGGGGAGAGAATCAGGTACGCCAATCGTACCTATGGTTTCATCGGTAAAAGCAGCGAAAATTTCTGAAAAACTGGGTGCTTCAGCCGTTGTTGTTGAAGGTAGGGAAGCGGGCGGTCATTTAGGAACCAATCAATCTGTTCGTACGATTCTTCCGGATATTGTAAAAGCCGTAAAGATTCCTGCTCTCGGTGCCGGTGGAGTTATTTCGGGACAGGATATTTGTGAAATATTGAAATTAGGCGGAGCCGGTGTACAAATGGGAAGCCGCTTTGCAGCCAGTGAAGAATCAAATGCGGCACCAGCATTAAAAGAGTTTTACTTAAAAGCTAAAGCGGAAGATGTGGTTGTGATTAAAAGCCCTGTGGGTCTTCCCGGTCAGGCGATTCGCAATCCTTTTGTTGAGAAAATACTTGAAGGTACCCAGCCTGCGCCAGATTTTTGCGGAGCCTGCCTGAAACACTGCTCGCAAAGTTTCTGTATTATTAGTGCTTTGATTCGAGCTCAGCAAGGTGATGTAGAGACCGGTCTGGTGTTTACCGGCCAGGACATTCATAAGATAGATGAAATTCTTTCGGTCAAAGAAATATTTACTCGATTAATCAACGAAGCTGAAAAAATTCAGTAAAAGTTTACGTGAGGTGATTAGTTTGAAGAAGAGAGTTGTCGTAACAGGGTTAGGTGTTATTTCTCCGGTTGGTATTGGAAAGGATGCGTTTTGGCAATCTTTGATTGCTGGAAAATCGGGCATTACGCGGATTACCCGATTTGACCCTACTGATTTTGCTACACAAATTGCTGGGGAAGTAAAAGATTTTGATGCGACTCACTATATTGAGAAAAAAGAAGCCAAACGGATGGATCGTTGTACGCAGTTTGCTATTGCTGCAACGAAAATGGCTTTGGAAGATTCGAAACTAGATCTGGATAAAGAAGATCGGGAGCGGATTGGTACTATAATTGGGACAGGCATTGGTGGTATTGAAACGCTTCATGATCAATATAAAACATTGTTTGACAGAGGTCCGAATCGTATTAGTCCATTTTTTGTGCCGATGATGATTGCTAACATGCCTTCAGGGCAAACGTCCATTACCTTTGGTCTCCAGGGACCCTGTGAATGTGTTGTGACGGCTTGTGCAACAGGGACAAATTCCATTGGAGATGCTTATCGTATTATTGAACGCGGTGATGCTGATGTGATGGTTGCTGGTGGTAGCGAAGCGGCTGTTTCTCCAGCAGCTGTAGCTGGTTTCTGTTCGATGAAAGCTTTGTCCACACGCAATGATGAACCAGAAACCGCATCAAGGCCTTTTACGCTTGGACGGGATGGTTTTGTTATGGGTGAAGGCAGTGGCGTAGTGATATTAGAATCACTGGAACATGCTCAGGCACGTAATGCCCACATTTATGCCGAGATAGCTGGTTATGGCTCTAATGCGGATGCTTTTCATATTACCTCGCCAGCTCCTGAAGGGGCCCAGGCAAAAAAATGCATGGAACTCGCCATTAGAGACGCCGGTCTTGATGTAACAGCAGTAGATTATATTAATGCGCATGGTACATCGACATCGCTCAACGATAAAAATGAAACAGTCGCCATAAAGGCGCTCTTTGGTGATCATGCCAAGAAGCTTGCTGTTAGCTCAACGAAATCTATGACAGGCCATCTGCTTGGAGCAGCAGGTGGAATTGAATTTATTGCTTCTGTTTTAGCTATTCAAGAAAGTATTCTTCCGCCAACGATCAATTACGATGAACCAGATCCTGAATTGGATCTGGACTATGTACCAAATAAGGCCCGTAAGCAAGAAGTGAACGTGGCAATCTCCAATTCCTTTGGGTTTGGTGGACACAATGCTACGGTTTTGGCCAAAAAATTTAAAGCTTAATTGATGATGAAACGGATGTTGGATGATCATAGGCGGGCCGAGCTTACAAGGCTTGTTCGCTTTCTTGGAGTTGAAATGAAGGAGTTACTGCTGCTTCATCAGGCTCTGACACATACTTCTTATGCCAATGAAGCTCGGCACAGTGGATCTATTCACAATGAACGGTTAGAGTTTTTGGGTGATGCTGTTTTAGATCTGATTATTAGTGAGAACCTATTTAAACGCTTTCCGCAATTGACGGAGGGAGAGCTAACAAAGGCCAGAGCGAATCTTGTCTGTGAACATACGCTTGCGAAGAAAGCCGCAGAAGCTGATCTTGGTCGTTATTTACTGCTTGGTAAAGGCGAAGCCCTGTCAGGCGGCAGAGAACGTGTATCCATTTTGGCTGATACATTAGAATCGGTTATTGCAGCGGTTTATTTGGATCAAGGGTTTGCAGTCACAACGGACATGGTGTTGCGTTTACTTTCGAAAGAACTGGCCCTTGTCCAAACAGGTGAGTATGTAAAGGATTTTAAAACGTGGTTGCAGGAAGTTGCACAACGAACACCAGATAATAAAATTAGTTATGAAGTTGTTAGTCAGACAGGACCAGATCATGATAAGGTGTTTAAAATTAGTGTTCATTTGAATGATCAGGAGCTTGGCATTGGTATTGGCAAAAGTAAAAAAGAGGCCGAACAGCAGGCAGCTAAACTTGCATTAATGACGCTGAACGTAATTTGTGAATAAACTGGATAGCTACGTACACGAAAGGCGGCCATGGGGTCGTCTTTCTTAATGCACACGAAAGGTTGGGAGTGTTGTTTGAAAAAAAATACTATTATTCCTATCTTTATCCCTCATTATGGTTGTCCTCATCAATGCATATTTTGCAATCAGCATGAGATTACCGGTCAAGAACAGGTGGTAACCCCCGAGTATGTTCGAAGCGTGATAGATGAGTGGTTATCACGTTTCGATTTCGTATCACGGCATATTGAGGTAGCTTTCTATGGCGGCAGTTTTACGGCTTTGTCTTTAACAGAGCAAGCACGTTTATTAGAACCAGCAAAACAGGCGCTTGCCGCCGGAAAAATTGCAACGATTCGTGTTTCAACACGACCCGATTGTATTACACCAGCTATTTTAGCGTTGCTTCAATCAAACGGCGTAGCCACTGTGGAACTAGGTGTACAGTCCCTTGATAATGATGTGTTAAAATTGGCTGGGCGCGGACATACGGCTGAGCAGGTTCGCTTGGCTGTCAGGCAGCTTAAAGAACAAGGCTTTCAGGTAGGAATTCAGCTCATGCCTGGCTTACCTTGTGAAACCTTATTGTCTCTTGTACAAACGGCTATTGGCACGATTGATTTGGCGCCTGATTTTGTTCGAATTTATCCTGTCATTGTATTAGAAGATACGCCGCTTGCTGATCTCTATCGGAGTCAACACTATCAGCCGCTTACATTGGAGCAAGCGGTGGAGCAAACGGCTTTGCTGCGAACTCTTTTCGAGAATCATCATATTACTGTCATTCGTACGGGGTTGCAAGCGACGACGGAGCTTGATAAAACCTCTGTCGTGCTTGCAGGTCCTTATCATCCGGCCTTTGGTGAACTTGTTGAGGCTTATTTGTATCGGCAAGGTGTGGATGCGTGGCTGGAGCAAGTCAATCCCTGTGGAACCGTCACAATTCATTGTGCAGCAAGACAATTGTCAAAAGTGCGGGGACAAAAAAATGGCAATATTTGCTTATGGGCTAAGAATTATCCAGATGCCTGTGTTACGGTGATGTCTGATTTAGTCAAGCAAGATGAGTTGCTTGTAGAGTATAAAAGTACGAAATATGTCATAAAAAAAATAAATAAATTTTCCAGTTAAAAATATGCAAAAGAAGGAATTTTTAGGAAAAGTGCTGAATAACTTTAGTGTAGAAGCCTTTGCAAAGCCCTGAATTCAAAGGAGGTTAAGTAATGGATATACTGAAAGTATCGGCACAATCAAATCCCAAATCTGTTGCAGGCGCACTCGCTGCTGTTTTACGTGAAAAAGGTACAGCTGAAGTTCAAGCAGTAGGTGCAGGGGCGGTTAACCAAGCAATCAAGGCCATTGCTATTGCTCGCGGTTTTGTCGCACCGAATGGAATCGATTTAGTGGCGATTCCCGCTTTTGCCGAAATTATGATTGATGGTGAGGAACGCACAGCGATTCGTTTTATTGTTGAACCGCGGTAAAACAATCTCTGGAAACCTGTTTGCGTGAGCAAGCAGGTTTTTCTTTTATTATAGGGAATAAATAATTGAACATGAAAATTTATACTAGAAAGGTGTTAGTGATTCTTTTGCAGTTACACAAATTAGAGGCTTATGGTTTTAAGTCTTTTGCTGAGAAAACGGTCCTTGAACTTGGGGCAGGTGTGACTGCTATTGTCGGACCGAATGGTAGTGGTAAAAGCAATGTGGCTGATGCTATCCGCTGGGCTTTGGGTGAACAAAGCATGAAGAGCCTCCGTGGGGCAAAAAGCGAAGACATTATTTTTTCCGGTAGTTCGGCAAGACGGGCTCTGGGGCTGGCGGAAGTTTCGCTGTATTTTGATAACAGTGATGGACTTCTACCTGTTGATTTTGCTGAAGTAGTTATTACACGACGCATTTTTCGGTCGGGTGACAGCGAGTTTTTTATTAATAAAAGTCCTTGCCGTTTGAAAGATATTCATGAACTTTTTGCTGATACAGGTGTGGGGCGTGATTCCATGATGGTTATCGGCCAAAATAAAATTGACGAAATTTTAAATGCAAAGCCGGAAGAACGTCGCCTGATTTTTGAAGAAGCAGCAGGTATTATGAAATACAAACAACGTAAGCGGGACTCTGTACGCAAAATTGAGGAGACAGATAGTAATGTGACGCGTCTTGAAGATATTACTAGTGAAATTGAAGGCCAATTGGGTCCGCTCAAAGACAGTGCTGTCAAGACAAAGCAGTACAATGAGCTTCATGATGAATGGCTCGCTTGTCAGGTCAGTCAACTCTTACAGCGACTCACCAAAGCAGAACAAATCCTTGTCGGGGCGCGCAGCGATTACCAGCAATTTGCGGAGCAGGAGGTTATATTTAGTTCCAAATTGGCTGTTGCTGATACAGAGCGGGACAAGCAAACGAGTGAGTTGGCTAAGGCGGATGAAGCTTGTCGTAATGTATCTTTGCAGCTTAAGCAGATTGAAGAAGAGCTTACAAAACACGAGGCGACAGTCGGTATTCTTGATGAACGTCAGAGCCAAAACCGTCGGGAACTAGAAAGGTTAGTTGCTGATCGGACGTCTCTAGTTGATAAGACGGCTGAAAATCGGGATAAAAGTAAGCGATCCTATGCAGAATATGAGATCAAGCTGCAGGAGCAACAATCTTTACAGGACAAACTGGTTTTGCTTGAAGGGCAGCAAAAGAATGCTGAGGACGCTCAAGCTCAGTTGACGAAGCAAATTGAAACAGGGAAAGAACAAATTTTTGATTGTATGCAAGAACTTGTTTCACAGCGTAATCGATGTCGTGAGCTTGAAAAAGAGCTGCATGGTCTGGACGGACAGAAAGAAAGTCAGTCAGTTGAGGTGGCAAAAGAACAGCAACAGCTGGAAAAATTAGAAATTTTCTATCAAGAGAAAACAGCAGACCTTGCTCAGTTAAAAGCTCAGCAGCTTGCTGAAAAGGAACAGCACGTTTTATTATTAACGAGTAAAAAAGAATTGGAACAAGAATTAGGACGCTTAAAACAGCAGGAGACACAGCTTCAACTTCGTTTAAATGACAGGTTGACACGCAAGAAGTTACTTGTTCATATGCAGCAGGATTATGATGGTTTTGGCAAGGGGATTAAGAGCATTTTAAAAAGTGATGCGCCTTGGCGCTCTCAGGTTTTTGGGGCGGTAGCGGAGCTTATTCAAGTTCCGCCTCACCTTGTTACAGCCATTGAAATTGCCCTGGGTGGTGCGGCTCAGCACTTAATTACGGATCATGCCCAGACGGCTCAGGCGGCTATTCACTATTTAAAGAAAAATCATTTTGGGCGAGTCACTTTTTTGCCGCTCGATACGGTACAGTCCTATTCCAGGCGCGATGCGGAACGATCGTCAGCACAGGAGCAAGGGGTGCTTGGTTTTGCCAGTGAGCTTGTTACTTATGATAAGGCTTATGCTTTAGCTATGGCGCATGTATTGGGGCGAACCCTCATTGTTGATACACTTGATCATGCCTTGGTTATTGCCAAAAAGTATCGTTATTCTTTGCGTATGGTGACTTTGGAGGGGGAACTGGTGAGTCCCGGCGGTTCTTTAACAGGCGGGAGTTCACAGCGACGGGAAAATAGCTTCATCGGACGCCAAAGTGAAATTAATCGACTGGATAGCGAAATTGAATCACAACGCCAAGTTGTTTTGGATCAGCAGCAGCAGAGTCAGGCTGCTTGTGAGCAGCTTAAGCAGTTTGACGAGAAACTGGTTCTTTGCCAAGCAGTTCTTCAGGAAAACGAAGTCAGTCAGGCACAACGACTTGTACAAAATCAACAGACTTTACAAGACATTCAGCGCATTCGTCAGTCTGTCAAAAATTTAATGACAGAAAAACAGCTTCGTGAAGAGCAAGTGAAACAGTTAGGTGCTGATCTCGTTCTTGTGCAGCAAACAGTTAGCCGCCTGGAACAAGAGGATGATGAGCGCAAGCAGACTGTTACGGCTTGGCAGGAAAAAAATAAAATTCAGCAAGCAAGTTTGGCATCCATTACGGAACAAGTGACAGGACTAAGAATAGCAATGTCTGCCTTGACACAACAGCTTCAATCTGTGGGACAGAATCGTAGGCTATATGAAGCGAACTTACGTGAAACAGAAAATCAACTCGATTTATTAATGAAGCAGCAGGATAAGGCGCAAGTCTGTCTTGATGAAACAGCCACTGAATTACTTAGAATTTCAGAACTGAAAAAACGTCTTGCAGCAGAAAAGCAGGAACAAGAATTAAAACTGCGGCAATTTGAGCAGCAAAAATTAGTTGCTTTAAGTGCTGTTGCGGCGTGTGATAAGGATGCCAAGGCCATCCACAAGCAATTACAAGAAGTACAAGGACGTAGTCACGAACGAGAACTGCTTATAACGAAATATGATGCCGAAGTTGCTGCCTGCAATACACAGCTAGAATCGCAGTTCCAACTGACGCGTGAGACAGCACAGTCCTATTATCAGGAGCGTCCGATTGACGAACTTCTTGCAGTAGGTAAACGTCTAGAGCGTCAAATAGCCGAACTCGGGCCTATTAATGCCGGGGCCATTGAAGAATTTACGCGCCTCAAAGAACGGTATGATTTTTTGATGCAGCAAGTTGACGATTTAATTGAAGCCAAGAAGTACTTAGTGTCCATTGTTCAGGAAATGGATCAGACTATGAGTAAGCAATTTAAACAAGCGTTTGATAAAATTAATGATTATTTTCATCAAATATTTACCAAGCTATTTGGGGGTGGACAAGCTAAGCTTGTTTTAACTTCACCTCATGAACTGCTTGATACAGGCATTGATATTATTGTTCAGCCGCCAGGCAAAAAACAGCAGTATTTATCACTGTTTTCGGGTGGGGAGCGATCATTAACAGTCATTGCATTACTATTTAGTTTCTTAAGTTATCGACCCGCGCCATTTTGCATGGTTGATGAAATTGATGCGGCTCTCGATGAAGCGAATGTCACGAGGTTTAGTGAATTTTTAAAAGAATATGCGGAAAATACGCAATTTATTGTTGTTACGCATCGAAAGGGAACGATGGAAATTGCCGATGTCCTTCATGGTATTACCATGGAAGAATCAGGTGTTTCCAAACTTCTATCCGTTAAATTTGCTAAGCAAGTAGGCTAAAGGGGAGTTACAGATGGGCTTTTTTGATAAATTGAAAACAGGTCTAGACAAGACACGCAAGAATTTTACAAATAAAATTGATCAACTGATTACAGGTTATGCACAAATTGATGAAGAATTTCTGGAAGAGTTAGAAGCTGTGCTCATTTCGGCTGATGTAGGTATAAAAACAACGATGATTCTGATGGATAAGGTCCGTCAAGGCATTAAAAACAAGGAAATTAATAGCCCCGATGATTTAAAACCTTTTTTGCGGCAGGAACTTACCCAGTTTCTTATTGAGGGGGTGGAACCACTTCAATTGGCTGAAAATCCACCTACAGTTATTCTTGTTGTGGGTGTCAATGGTGTAGGGAAAACAACGACAATCGGTAAATTGGCGCACTATTACAAAGAGCAGGGAAAAAAGGTGCTGCTTGCAGCTGCTGATACCTTTCGGGCGGCAGCTGTAGAGCAACTGGAAATCTGGAGCGATCGCAGCCACGTCGATATTGTCAAACATGAAGAAGGAGCTGATCCTGCGGCTGTAGTGTATGATGCCGTTCAAGCTGCCAAGGCACGTAAAACAGATATTGTGATTATCGATACAGCTGGCCGACTTCATACGAAATCCAATCTTATGGAAGAACTAAAAAAGATGTGTCGTGTCGTCAATCGTGAAATTCCGGGAGCGCCTCATGAAACATTGTTAGTTCTTGATGCGACAACTGGTCAAAATGCGATTAACCAGGCCAAAATATTTGGTGAAGCAGCAGGAGTGACAGGTGTCGTTTTAACAAAGCTTGATGGAACAGCAAAAGGCGGCGTTGTCATTGCTATCAAAACAGAGCTCCAAATTCCAGTGAAATGGATTGGCGTGGGCGAGGGTGTTAGTGACCTCAGGCCCTTTAATCCCGAAGAATTTGCGTCAGCATTATTTCCTGACAAGTAAAAAACTTGACAGCTGCTTGGATTGTGATATAATAGCCAAGGTAAAGGTATTCTACTTGTCAGCATTTCTGACAGAAGGTGATGTTTTTTGTTAGACAAGGTGCTGAAAATTAGCGCGCTTTACGATTTTTATGGTGCTCTATTGACTGAAAAACAGCAAACTTCTTTGGAACTGCATTATTTCCAAGATCTTTCGTTGTCGGAAATTGCTGAGCAACTCGAAGTTTCACGTCAGGCTGTTTATGATTTGTTAAAACGAGCTGAACAAATTTTAGATGAGCACGAAGAAAAATTACAGCTTGTTGCACGACATCACGAAGAGAGACAGTTGCTTAGAGAAGTCTTTCAGCTTTTAGATCAGTCGCAGCTGGCTGATGTTGAAGTGGTCCAAGTAGCAAAAAATAAATTAAAACGTCTAATTGAGTAAAATGTAAGGAGACGTCTCATGATATTTGAAGGATTAGCAGATAAACTTCAGGCAACTTTTCAAAAATTACGCGGTCACGGTAAGTTATCTGAGGCTGATGTCAATGAAGCGATGCGTGAAGTACGCATGGCACTTCTTGAGGCCGATGTGAATTTTAAAGTAGTAAAAGATTTTGTTGCCAAAGTCAAGGAACGTTCCGTCGGTCAAGAAGTGATGGAAAGCTTAACACCGGCACAATTTGTTATAAAAATTGTTCATGATGAACTGACTCAGCTAATGGGTGGAACACAAAGTCGGATTGCCATTTCTTCCCGTCCGCCGACAGTTATTATGCTTGTTGGTTTACAAGGTGCAGGTAAAACAACAACAGCAGGTAAATTGGCCTTGACATTGAAAAAGCAAGGTAAGCGGCCACTGCTTGTTGCAGGTGACGTTTATCGTCCGGCAGCAATTAAACAGCTTGAGGTTGTTGGTAAACAAGTGGATACGCCTGTTTTCACACTTGGTGATAAGGTAAGCCCTGTTGAGATTGCCAAACAAGCCATTGATCATGCACTTGCTTATTTAAATGATGTAGTCATTGTGGATACGGCAGGGCGGCTGCACATTAACGAAGAATTAATGAATGAACTGAAGCAAATTAAGCAACAGGTGAAGCCTCATGAAATTTTGCTTGTTGTGGATGCCATGACAGGGCAGGATGCGGTCAATGTAGCACAGAATTTTGATCAAGACCTAGGTCTTGACGGGGTCATTTTAACGAAGCTTGATGGCGATGCGCGTGGTGGTGCAGCCCTTTCAATTAAAGCCGTTACAGGCAAACCTATTAAATTTACTGGTATGGGCGAAAAATTGGATGCTTTGGAACCTTTTTATCCTGAACGCATGTCGTCGCGTATTCTGGGCATGGGTGATGTGCTGAGTTTGATTGAAAAGGCGCAAGAAAACATTGATATAGATAAAGCCAAGGCGCTGGAAAAAAAGTTGCGTAAAGAAGACTTTACGCTAGATGATTTTCTTGAACAGATGCAGCAAGTTAGGAAACTTGGCTCGATGGAACAAATTTTAGGTATGATTCCTGGGATGGGAAGCCTAAAAAACAAGCTCAAAGGTGCCGAGTTTGATGAGAAAGAACTGAAGCATATTGAAGCCATTATTTATTCAATGACACCAAAGGAACGGAAAACACCCGCCGTTATTAATGGCAGTCGTCGTAAACGCATTGCTACAGGCAGTGGAACCCGTGTACAAGAAGTCAATCGATTGCTAAAGCAATTCGCCGATGCGAAAAAGATGATGAAGGGTTTTGCAAAAATGAAATCAGGCAATAAGAAGATGCCTTTTAAAATGCCATTCCTGCAATAGCAGTGGAATAGAATAAAGTTTTTGTGATATTTTATAAAGGAGGTGATTTTGTTATGGCAGTTAAAATTCGTTTAAAACGTCTGGGTGCAAAGAAAAGCCCTTTTTATCGTGTAGTTGTTGCTGATTCTCATTTTCCACGTGATGGCCGTCAAATTGAAACAATTGGTCAGTACGATTCCACCATGCAACCTGCTATCATTAAAATTGATGAAGAAAAAGCGATTGAATGGTTAAGCAAAGGTGCTCAACCGACTGATACAGTAAAATCTTTGTTCAGCAAATTGGGTATTATGAAGAAGTGGGATGAACTGAAGCGTTCTAAGAAAGAGGCGTAAGTCAATGACTGATTTAATAGAAGTTATCGCCAAAGCCTTAGTAAGAAATCCCGACAAAGTCAGTGTGACCGAATCGGTCGATAATGAAATCCTTATTTATAAGCTCCATGTGGCAGCGGAAGATATGGGAAAAATTATCGGAAAACAGGGACGGATTGCGAAAGCACTTCGTACTGTCGTGAAAGCGGCTGCCTCGCGGGAAAATAAAAAAGTGATGGTTGAAATCATTGAGTGAGGTGGCGTTTGTCATGGATCAAGCACAACAAGTGACGCTGAAGTGCCCAGTAACCATAAAAGCCAAAGTAACAGAAAACTTAAAAAAGCAATTGACAAGTGATATCGAGGAAGCCATTAAACGGGCGGATACGGAATTGCAGCAAATTGATTTCCAGGGGAAACGGGCGCTTGCTGAGCAAGCCAAGCAGGATGCACAGGGATTAGTTGGCCTGCGTCAGCAAATCAATGCAGAAATGCAAAAACGCATCGATTTCAAAGCACAAATGGAAGCGAAGTTAAAAGAAACAACCGAGCTCGAAATTGGTGTAGAAATCGTTCAAGGAACATTGGAACAATTTGTAACACTTGGAATGGGCGATGATTTAAATCAAGCCATGTCAACTGAGATATTGCTTGAAGACGGCAAAATTATTGCCTTGCGAAGTTAAGATGATGAAAAATTTGATAGCTGTAGGAAAAGTTATTGCCCCGCACGGTGTGCGGGGTGAACTTCGTATCATGCCTCTAACGGATTTCCCTGACCGATTTGAGCAGTTAAGTTCCCTGTTACTTGAGGATGAGAAGTCACTCACGATTGCTCAAGTAAGATATCATAAGCAGTATGTTTTGTTAAAATTTAAAGGCCTTGATTCGCGTAATGATATTGAGTGGCTCAGCGGAAAAATTCTTTATATTCCACGCGATCAAGTTATGCCTTTGTCTGAAGGCCAGTATTATCAGTTCGATTTACTTGGTCTTGAGGTTTTTACTGAAGACGAACAGTATTTAGGTAAACTGACAGATATTCTGGAGACAGGCAGTAATGATGTTTATGTCATTGAACAGGAACAGTCAGGTAGTAAGCCGTTACTTATTCCCGCCTTGAAAAAAGTTGTGAAGAAGATTGATCTTGAGAATAAAAAAATGATCGTAGTCTTGCAGGAAGAATGGGATGACCATGCGCATTGATATTGTTTCACTCTTTCCAGAGATGTTTGATGGGCCTTTGGGCCATAGTATAATCAAGCGTGCTCGTGATGCGGCATTATTAGACATTGTCATTACGAATCCTCGCATCTTTACAGAAGATAAACATCATATTGTCGATGATATGCCTTTTGGCGGCGGTGCCGGCATGGTCATGAAGCCTGACCCGATCTTTCGGGCTGTCCAAAGTCTGTGCGGGGAGACACTCCCTTCTAAGCGGCGGATAATTCTTATGTGTCCAAGTGGTCAGCCCTTTACTCAGGAGAAAGCCAAGGAACTTGCCACATTCGATCAATTGATCTTCGTTTGTGGTCACTACGAAGGTGTGGACGAGCGGGTTCGCAAATACCTTGTTGATGAATGTATTTCTATTGGCGATTATGTACTCACTGGCGGTGAGCTTCCGGCCATGGTTATTACGGATACTGTATCGCGGATGATTCCCGGCGTTCTTGGCGCACCCGAGGGGGCAGAAGAGGATTCTTTTTATCATGGTCTCTTGGAATATCCACAATATACGCGTCCCCGTGAATTTGAAGGAATGACAGTGCCTGACATCCTTCTTTCTGGTGATCATGCGAAAATTGCGCGTTGGCGTCGGAAAGAATCCCTTCGCCTGACGCTACAAAAACGGCCTGATTTATTAAAATCTGCTGAACTTTTGGACACGGATCGACGCTTGCTGCGAGAAATAGAACAGGAAGGCGGCGACGAAGAGTGAGTAAGACCTATATTGGACTGGTGCATTATCCCATTTATAACCGCAATAACGAAGTCGTAACAACCGCCATTGCTAATTTTGATATTCATGATTTAGCCCGTACATCACGGACCTATAATATTAAAAATTATTTTATTATCCATCCGCTGGAAAGTCAGATTCGCTTGGCTCAAGATGTCATGGATTACTGGAAAACGGGTGTTGGCAGTAAGTATAATTTGGATCGTAAAGAAGCTTTTACAACGGTTGAAACAGTGCCTGACATAGAGGCGGCTGTGGATCAGATTACTGCCAAGGAACAGGCTCGTCCCATTGTTGTTACAACAGATGCTAGGATTTATCCCAATACGATTTCTTATGGTCATTTGCGCGAAAAAATTGCTCAGAATGATCATCCTTGCTTATTGTTGTTTGGGACAGGTTTTGGTTTAGAAAAGACCATGATGAATCAATTTGATTATATTTTGGAACCCATTTATGGTGGTGGTGAATATAATCATCTTCCGGTACGGGCGGCTGTTGCTATCATACTGGATCGATTACTTGGAGAAGCTTGGTGGCAGGCGGGAAATACAGATTGATTTTTTTTTGTAAATAGGATATAATAAGTTTTGTGTAAAATGGATGGTCCTCTGCTTGACGAAGGCACGAACATCTAATTAAGGAGGAAATTACAAATGAATATTATTCAAGCTTTAGAACAAGAACAACTTCGCCAAGACATTCCGGTTTTTCGTCCGGGAGATACGGTTCGTGTCCATGTAAAAGTAGTCGAGGGTACACGGGAACGTATTCAGTTATTTGA
This genomic interval carries:
- the fabF gene encoding beta-ketoacyl-ACP synthase II, whose product is MKKRVVVTGLGVISPVGIGKDAFWQSLIAGKSGITRITRFDPTDFATQIAGEVKDFDATHYIEKKEAKRMDRCTQFAIAATKMALEDSKLDLDKEDRERIGTIIGTGIGGIETLHDQYKTLFDRGPNRISPFFVPMMIANMPSGQTSITFGLQGPCECVVTACATGTNSIGDAYRIIERGDADVMVAGGSEAAVSPAAVAGFCSMKALSTRNDEPETASRPFTLGRDGFVMGEGSGVVILESLEHAQARNAHIYAEIAGYGSNADAFHITSPAPEGAQAKKCMELAIRDAGLDVTAVDYINAHGTSTSLNDKNETVAIKALFGDHAKKLAVSSTKSMTGHLLGAAGGIEFIASVLAIQESILPPTINYDEPDPELDLDYVPNKARKQEVNVAISNSFGFGGHNATVLAKKFKA
- a CDS encoding stage V sporulation protein S, whose translation is MDILKVSAQSNPKSVAGALAAVLREKGTAEVQAVGAGAVNQAIKAIAIARGFVAPNGIDLVAIPAFAEIMIDGEERTAIRFIVEPR
- the rnc gene encoding ribonuclease III — encoded protein: MKRMLDDHRRAELTRLVRFLGVEMKELLLLHQALTHTSYANEARHSGSIHNERLEFLGDAVLDLIISENLFKRFPQLTEGELTKARANLVCEHTLAKKAAEADLGRYLLLGKGEALSGGRERVSILADTLESVIAAVYLDQGFAVTTDMVLRLLSKELALVQTGEYVKDFKTWLQEVAQRTPDNKISYEVVSQTGPDHDKVFKISVHLNDQELGIGIGKSKKEAEQQAAKLALMTLNVICE
- a CDS encoding elongator complex protein 3 encodes the protein MKKNTIIPIFIPHYGCPHQCIFCNQHEITGQEQVVTPEYVRSVIDEWLSRFDFVSRHIEVAFYGGSFTALSLTEQARLLEPAKQALAAGKIATIRVSTRPDCITPAILALLQSNGVATVELGVQSLDNDVLKLAGRGHTAEQVRLAVRQLKEQGFQVGIQLMPGLPCETLLSLVQTAIGTIDLAPDFVRIYPVIVLEDTPLADLYRSQHYQPLTLEQAVEQTALLRTLFENHHITVIRTGLQATTELDKTSVVLAGPYHPAFGELVEAYLYRQGVDAWLEQVNPCGTVTIHCAARQLSKVRGQKNGNICLWAKNYPDACVTVMSDLVKQDELLVEYKSTKYVIKKINKFSS
- a CDS encoding NAD(P)H-dependent flavin oxidoreductase → MRLPELRIGQLVAKVPIMQGGMAIRLSTARLAAAVAEEGGIGLIAASGMTFDELRHEIRLARSLTKGIIGINIMVAARQFAGIVHTAIDEGIDLVVAGAGFSRDVFGMGRESGTPIVPMVSSVKAAKISEKLGASAVVVEGREAGGHLGTNQSVRTILPDIVKAVKIPALGAGGVISGQDICEILKLGGAGVQMGSRFAASEESNAAPALKEFYLKAKAEDVVVIKSPVGLPGQAIRNPFVEKILEGTQPAPDFCGACLKHCSQSFCIISALIRAQQGDVETGLVFTGQDIHKIDEILSVKEIFTRLINEAEKIQ